The nucleotide window ATATAAATTCGCTGTAAATCcgtgtatttgtttaaatttgttgtattgtaagttattataatgtcattcgaGATTGTTATTAAGAATGAGCCAGTAGATCCCGAAGAAACCTTCATAGAACCGGGATCGCAAATGGAGACGGAATTCGTCAATATAAAAGCTGAAATTGAAGAAGAAAGGTAATTATAacgtttttgtatttaattaattagaaaaatacTGTTTCGTTGAACCAGTAAGTCgcatcggagcgacgtgcgagtgcgaatcgcatccagtgtgataaccgcctaacAGTTAAGCATCATCAATTTCGTggtaattaaaaagaaaattttcaaaaacaatAGGGTTAAACTAGGGTAGGGTAGGGGAGGGGGTAGGGGTACTAGGGTTGCGGGTTGTCGCAATATGACAATTATAAGtttaactttaatattattttaccctGTTAATGATAatcgaaattacttttttctgactgaacattaaatttaatcaCTTAACCGTTTCTGCTGTGTTTTATCATAGAGCCCATAGAGGAATAAGTAAGCTTATAGTGTACTCCATACATAGACAAAAAACCCATTTAACAATAAGTTTTAAGTGAGCTTTTTGTAATAAGATTTAAGCATAATAAGTATTAACTTTTAAGcgagttttaaattattaataatattttttaccataCATCCCATACAACTTATTGTGTATTATTTAaggaaactgatgtatggagtgagcactctaagaTTGCTTGTAttttgcctattttgcgtgacatgggggtgggctagtcctgccagcccaactcctcgaggaaacctatcaaacctttgatgttgagtaggacctcggggaggtctctcggggatccaagatgttttgccctgtatggggccactccgctgcactccagtaccacgtgagaggctgtttcttctatctccatgcatcctctgcataggggactgtctgtgacacctgttataaaaagatgtttgttaaatagtccatgacctgttatgacattggttaccatgctcagtcgggtctttcctaattgaaggagcacccttgtgctAAGATTGCTTATTTATGTCTCTATGATTTTATACATTTCTAATGACATGGTTGTCAATTGACACTTTATTCGATGCACTTTGATACTTTAGTACAGGGGGTCACCAATTCGTTTCATCAGTGGTCCATCGCGGGCCACAGAAAGACAGAAATGGCTCCTATACATTGACATATATCTAAAGTtcgaagctgcgaacgcgagtgtggagcggacgtcgcagatctgcgaaatcgactccacactcgcgttcgcggcttcgcgctgtgattcgcgcatgagtgtgaaGGACGCGCCTGATGGACATAAAGAATAATGCTAATTCAGCGAATTCGAGACAATCATGAAGTCTAACGCAATTAGTTgcgaccaatcgcgcgcgtgatACGAACTCATCCACCAATCGCGTTGTAGCGGTGGCCCACCGCTGTACTGGCCCCATTCTTATTGCCCGATGATTGCCAGTAAGGCCTGTCCTTAGATATAATGCCAATGCCGCTATACGAATTtatcattaaatttaatatttttagttccAGAGTTGATCCAACACCTGACAATCAAGTGACAGTGAAGATTGAGCCTCAAGATGTCGGTGTAGAGTATGAAGACGGACAAACGGGCCTGCCTCCGGTCTGCGTTGTATATGAAGGAGCGGAACACACAGACAGTCACACAGGCCTGGTGAAGATTGAGCCCGTTGATCAGGATATACCTGTgagtattgttatttttagggttacaTAACGCTGTGacgcatctgtgaaaatttcaactgtctagttatcacggttcatgagatacatcctggtgacagacagacagacagcggagtcttagtaatagggtgccgtttttaccctttgggtacggaaccctaaaaatgtcgaCACaacacgtctacactggccgttagGAAATTGCCttgcgcgtatgctcgctctgtgtggacccggctattaaCAGTTGTAGAACTGGTCGCCGCACACTAGTTCGTTCACGTAAAGAATGCAGTAAAATCATCATTATCGGCCTAGCGATGCTCGTAACCAATCAAATCGTTCCTAATTAGAAAGTATGTCTTCAACTGTACCTATttgatatttcatatttcaaattctaaattgatatttcatttgatatttcaaattctaaatgTTACGTTAAACGttaaaaacgttaaaaacatGTGATTTTGTTGGCGAATTGTTTTGCTTAGTACTTAGAAATAAATCTACAATGTTATTGCGTtgatttatctttatcttataagtaagtaataatgcatgtttttttgGAGCagacatttaaaatttaagtacagtagtagtagtaccaatatgatagattttttgccgctactgtaggtACTTTATCTACGCAATATATACCTTCATCAAATTGTATagaaaaatgtttcttatgtaAATAAGGGAAATGTTAATTTCGTTTTGAGAAAATATTCTTTAACTCAAAATTAagatatatattgttttattttacgcctattgattgtattggacaaaaacgaggaatgcattgttttttaccgtatttataacaatattatttagttagtacgtttccgggactttagtaatataataataataatagggcgTAATATATCCgacgtaatatatattatgaaaattgctCAGAACCATGTAGACTGTCCTGATCTACTAGCCAACTTGAATTTCACAGTCCCCCCACGCATATCCTCTCGCACCAAAAAAACCTTCCATATTGGTAAGTCTTTCAATCAGCTTTGCAAAGATCATGATCTCATCGATCTGTTCTGCGATAGCTTTAGTTCGATACGTAAGCTAATGACTCAggacttttcccactgttaagtgttaacagtggaaaaagtgttaactcaacattgtatctctatcctgttcttttttctctcttttgttcttcttgttaactgtttaaaccaattttccctctctagtaagataagtaaagtatatttataagttagtaagtattattagttgtaatttcgcacaccatgcactttacgcagtttctatctgtggaaacttgtaattggctcactgcttctatgttattacctaacgtgttacttcagctgtaagttttcctaataaataaaataaaataaataaataataaaaaaaatatcgcaaggcagtctccactttatgactttgttctactaagtttaggtacctactctgcCTATTCCGGTCACTGGTAattatggagtgagcactcttaaGCTTACCTAACTAGTGGCACTGTGAGCTGGAGTCCTTGTGAACCCCCATGGCTTCTTTCTGGAATTCGGCattcattttcaaaaatttccgAAAACTGTAGGCACAGGGCGGAAACgctatacctacatcaaaaatcactcgcgtttctttgtgtgaacggcacgtccgtacacgcgtcatgcgtcatagtgtgagcaagttgtttaaaaatagtactgagagcacgccagaagtccgccagatttctgtcgcggggcgaggcaATTCgtgtcggggcggggcggtgcgtggccgttctgtatgttaatactattacttattttgtgctgtaggcctagcacaggaggggcgcgacagtatctcgcttGCGAGACAGACttcccgtctttttctaactgtattaattaaaaagggacgggtagtctttcTCGCGGACGAGATACTGTTGCGCCAATCATGTCCTAGCCTGGCtgaatcttaaaataaaaaagcggccaagtgcgagtcggactcgcgcaccgagggttccgtacattacataattttagcaatgtattttttatgcgaaacgtgagtgaaaggtaaattgcggtttacgatttatgacgtattcaaaaaaaactactcacCAGATctcgtttaaaccaattttcggtggaagtttgcatggtaatgtatatcataattttttttcagttttatcattctcttattgtagaagttacagggacacacacacacacacacacacacattttaccactttggaagtgtctctcgcgcaaactattcagtttagaaaaaaataataatattagaaacctcaatatcatttttgaagacctatccatagataccccacacgtatgggtttaatgaaaaatttttttttgagtttcagttccaagtatagggagcccccaaaatttattgtttgtttttgtgtgaaaatcttaatgcggttcacagaatacatctacttaccaagtttcaacagtatagtttttatagtttcagagaaaagtggctgtgacatacggacggacagacagacatgacgaatctataagggttccgttttttgccatttggctacggaaccctaaaaatcaacatTTCTTGAACCTGCTCAAAATTcccgagaatcggttgagaattgtgACGTGTAGATGAGAACATCCGGACGTACGAAAGCATTTTAGTCCaaactgaaacggagacctttgcTAACGCTCTGTCAATTATctctatattaataataaagagtaataatttgttttgcagCAAGAGAAAGTAGGAAAACAGAAGAAACGTCAGGGCCCGCCGTCTCCCAAGCTGATTCTGCCGGACATTCCCGATTATAACGGTACGTAAAACATTACCTTAAACAtgaacggcctcctagcctatcttcttcttcttcttcagagTGCCATATCCTAACAGATGTCGACGATCACCATGCGAAAGTCCTTTCTGTGTTTCGCCATGCACTGTGCCCAGAGTGGTAGTGTCCGCAATACCGGTCCAACTTTACTCCTTATATTATCACACCATGATGTTGGTTCTTCCTCTACCTCTTTTTTCCATTAATTTTTCCCTCAATAATGTTTTTTAGTAATGCATATTTGCTCCTAGCCTATACTCACTATACCAATTGGCGACTGATGCTAatgctatctcctttacccttgtaaAGACCAACCAatagtgaaagagatggcattatgaccCCAGTCGGCAGTTGGTATCGGTAGTGACCGcctcaaatcctggtaagggcatttattcagtgatgggcacggatatttgttcctgagtcatgggtgttttctatatattttagtattaataaatatttatatattatatacacggtggctaaaaacaagtgcattcccgttgccagggaggttttgggattatactgagcaactttaactatgggaccaaccccgaaatcgcgaaaaaaatttgactgtttcatacattttggctgctcCATTTTCTCTGGGAGAGTacattttttcgcaatttcgtggttggtcccatagtaaaagttgctcagtataatcccaaaacctccctagcaacggggatgcacttattttttagccaacctgtatacaaCATCGATTATTAAATATCCTGTTGTCAGGTTTTCATAGGTTGCTTGTTACTTTCAGATCCATCATCAGTAGATAAAGTCAACGGGACTTCATCTTGTCCTATATGTCACAAAGTATTCTCAAATCGAGGCAACGTACAGCGCCACCTAGCTTTGCATGAAAAAGAAACATACACCTGCGACCACTGCAATCGCACTTACACGAATAAGAAGTTCTTCGACAAACATATCTATTTACATAGCAtagaaaaaaagtataaatgtGACGTGtgtaaaaaaagatttaaaactgTTACCATTTTGGAACAACACAAAAAGTCGCATTTGGAAATAAAACCTCACCCCTGCGATATATGCGGGCGAACTTTCGGCATAAGAGGCAATATGCTGAAGCACAGAGAACGGCATAAAGCGAAAACGGAAAGCTATAAATGCCCTATATGTAATAAGTTTTTCGATAAAGAGTTTTTACTTAAAAGCCATATGTCAAGGCATAGTGACCAAAAACCCTACATGTGCGATATATGCTGCATGAATTTTAAGCATAAAAGCACTTTAATCCGGCATACGCAGTTACATAACGGTAATAAACCGTATTTTTGCCAAATATGCTTTAAAAGATTTACCTCTTACGGTTTAATTAAACCGCATATGCGTATACACACAGGGGAAAAACCATACCCCTGCAGAATGTGTAAAAAACCATTTGCACATAAGCATAATAGGGATAGGCATGAAGTCAGACACAGCAAAGTGAAAAATCTTGTCTGCCACATTTGTAATAAAAAGTTTCCTAGAGAAAGCAGATTGAAGTATCACATGAGGTCACATAATAAAGAAAAGCCGTTTTCTTGTAATGTGTGTTTAAGAAATTTTTCGCATAAACAGAACGTTATTAGACATTATGATAGAAAACATCCCAATGTTGAGTATGGGATCACTAAGAATGAAGTTAAAATTGAAGAAgttgaataaaaaattaaataaaaatacaaaattaaaaaaaaaaacgtgcatCTTTAATGTTTTGTAGCATTAATTTAGCCACACCCGAGAAATAGACAGCAATTgttgtgaaaatattattactaataattattgtaattataattttttgtgttACCTCTTACATTGCATTTTCGTGCAACTAGTCTAAATATGATATTTCATGTTTTCGTCTGTGATAAGTCTATTATTAATGGGCGGCTGACGGATGAAATATGGTGACGAAAGCAGAATATGGATAAGACTGATTAAATATCgagtaatatatatttatgtataaaaatatatgcagttttttagggttccgtacccaaagagtaaaaacgggaccctattactaaagctccgctgtccgtctgtctatcaccaggctgtatctcatgaaccgtgatagctggacagttgaaattttcacagatgatgtatttccgttgccgctataacaacaaatactaaaaagtacggaaccctcggtgcgcgagtccgactcgcacttggccgtttttttttttaatttatcagtAAATTCCAAATAATGGTGAAGTATCACTTTATGAATACGCACCTCTTACATCTGTAAATGTAGAGAGGTCATTTTTCCTATATAGGTAAGTGGAAAGTGAACTATAAAAGGAATGGACAGAAAatatctaaaagaaaaaaaaaagtacttcaaaataaaattctatagGCTTTTTGCAATCATGTCCTCTTATTTTAAACCAATTGTAGTCATatccatattatatatatcgttcgTCATTATTTTGAAGTATTTTGCATCCGTCAGCCGcccattaattattatatttaaaaatgattcTTGTCCCATGAGTGACAATTAAGCCCTTTGTAATTTAGGGCatattctatgaaaagggaccttatcgtcgatggcgcttacgccgcacagcgtcgcgcggcattgtgtttatatcggagcatcgttaataatggcgtaagcgccatcgacaataaggtccctttttatagaaaataccacatttattccCTTTGCGCCTTTATATAGAAGACTCTGAACGACAGACGGGATTGTCCTGCCCCGGACGCCAGGCGATCGCGATTATAAGCGATATTGAACTTTACGGAGTCCCGCGTAAGTCGCTATTGCTTTGGCGAAGCTGACGGCTGTGGCCGTCGTTGGCGTCGTAGGCGAGACTTTCCGATGACGTCCACAGCCGTCTGTGGCGGTGTATATTCGAATAACCAAAATTGACTTTAACTAatcaaataagtaggtaatcaaAAACTACCCCTCTAAATAATGTTTAACCTCTAGTGCccagttgtacagtcgccatcagattaaatcggagcggccaaggtgctcacaaatatctgaacacgcctctattgtcagggcgttagagtgcgtgttcagatatttgtgaacacattggccgctccgatatatatgacGGTGACTGTACAAGATAAATTGGAGGTCAAATTTGAATCAATCGTATtagaaaatagaatagaatttggcttgttttaaaatcgaatttaaaaatttggagaaaaaaatcattCGTGATAACTTAGGACGGTGGGACGCTAGAGGTTATACGTCAATGTAATTAAACAGCATTAAACCTTTTAGTAAACTACAAAATTACATGAAAGAGGGTATTTAACTTTTTAGCTAAGCTGTTTAAATACCCTCCTAAGTCCCAGTcatttttgcagttttgaatttttattccTTATTACCTATATAGTTCAAAATTCGATTTGAATTTGGAATATAGGACATCGTGACTTAGGAGGATATGAAAAGTTAAGCCTTAAGTACTCAATGATCGAGACTTGAGATCTCATAGTTTGTAAGTTTATGGGTGTGTTATGTTTAAAAGCCACATAATCCGGTAATAGTTACTGGTACCTTCCTTTAGGCTTAGTCGTAGTCGgctaaaaagagaaaatatatacaaatcaCACCATCTCTTTCACATCCATCGAGTCATAAATAGGTAGTCAAGAATCTTGTACCATATTCTGTTTAAACGTGTTTAAGTATAAGTTCTCGTTAACTTGTTATCTTTAtttgtgtgtaaataaaaatcaattaatATTCAATATCGTTTTATTTGTAGAACTTTGGAGGTTgatgatttaataaatagttaataaataaaactatgtaaacggattatatcgcgcgtcgcccgttgaccacgaacgctgtaaagggttcgaaacgtcgggatgtattataaattcaatttacgcgatataatccgtttacgtatagttttatttcatgagtaac belongs to Cydia strobilella chromosome 27, ilCydStro3.1, whole genome shotgun sequence and includes:
- the LOC134753653 gene encoding gastrula zinc finger protein XlCGF57.1-like; this translates as MSFEIVIKNEPVDPEETFIEPGSQMETEFVNIKAEIEEESSRVDPTPDNQVTVKIEPQDVGVEYEDGQTGLPPVCVVYEGAEHTDSHTGLVKIEPVDQDIPQEKVGKQKKRQGPPSPKLILPDIPDYNDPSSVDKVNGTSSCPICHKVFSNRGNVQRHLALHEKETYTCDHCNRTYTNKKFFDKHIYLHSIEKKYKCDVCKKRFKTVTILEQHKKSHLEIKPHPCDICGRTFGIRGNMLKHRERHKAKTESYKCPICNKFFDKEFLLKSHMSRHSDQKPYMCDICCMNFKHKSTLIRHTQLHNGNKPYFCQICFKRFTSYGLIKPHMRIHTGEKPYPCRMCKKPFAHKHNRDRHEVRHSKVKNLVCHICNKKFPRESRLKYHMRSHNKEKPFSCNVCLRNFSHKQNVIRHYDRKHPNVEYGITKNEVKIEEVE